tcattttttcgactgtttcttggggcaatcaacACCCCCTtatcctttttttgaaaaataacaaaagagaTACATTTGACAATACAGTAGAGAGATCCaagccttctctcctcttccccttttcccttccctcctttaccaGACCcctttgcaaaagaaataaattgacaATACAATATTTATGAGACTTTTGTACAGCGTTGGGAGGAGGAAACAGCTTTGAAAGACTTGCAaggtattgtgaagagcagggttaaaaaaatagagagaagACACACAACACTCCTTTCTTTACAGTTAAAAGCAGGAAATGTGCCTATTCAAGCCCTCTTTCATCTGCAAAGGAGGCGTGGAAGACTGTAGCCTTTGAgttgtctccttctgagcaatgtatttatgttgtttttgctagcagcagcagctgttacTGCTGATGTGTAGATATaccttaaaagatttttttaaaagggacacaAGTACAATGCCCATGAAGTGGCCATAGGACCTAGAAACCCAACccatttgcaaaggaaataataataaaaaaaggaacaagcaCTTAGATCACATAAAGGAGCCATTGAATCTCACAGACTGCCTTGGACATTGGTAAGATTCCTAAAGGGAGATTTACCACTGCTTGACAGATTATTAGGGATCCGGGTATTAGAATTAGTTATGGAAGCTTCTATCTAGTTTATAATATGGGTTTGTTTGTAAAAGGCCAGCAATATGTCTGATCCTCTCCAAAAATGATGTATCTCCCCAACCTAGTAGGTACTCTCAGTCTGCTGAATGAAGGTAagtgtaacaaaaacaaacaaccagtGGCACTtcaaagattaacaaatttacttcattgtgagcttttctggattaTAACCATCAGACACTATTTCCTTGGTATCTCCACTTACTTTgactggcattttaaaatttttgttgcTTGTgctaaaacagactaacatgTCCAGCTTTTGGAAAACTATACGAAAATAGCagattatttttccatttccccAATTATCTTTGATTCTGGCTACATGAATCTACAATCTAGAAGTGACACAGAGTTGCCTAAATCTGTCCTTGGGcttaaaaaaacaccatttattttaaatttgttttccagTCAtcacataatggccaaaatctagTATTACATTGACTAGATGCTTTGAAGCAATGAAACGTACAGAggaattcaccaaatccccacatatttagtgagtctactctagctgcaacttactacagtACTTGATTTCAGCCAACATCTCTTAGTTCTAATGCTATATAATCTGTTCAAACATTTCAAACCACCTTCCTCTTACCattcttcagggttttttttaaatacaaaagcTTTAACAATATGCATGACTGGCAAAAGATCCAACCTGTGCAAGCGGACTCTTTTTTCCACAGTTTATTCCACCTATGAAGACCATATTGGGCATGACAGGCCTTGGATATTCAAATACAAAGTCATAGCGCAGAAGCCAAACAGATGCTTGACTATAAAGCTCTGGAACAGTCATGTCTCGGTGCAGGAATTCCTTGCTTAGGAGTTCATATGGTGAATAAAGAAGATAGCATATTATGAATTCAAATGAGCCAACCAAAAAATTCTTGACTCTCTGATTAAATGTCATGTGATCCGTATGGGCTGTGAAGAACTTTGGGACATAAGAATGTGGGTTTGGACACTGAGTTGCCACAGAATCTAAACCACATGGTATTCCACGTAAGTAGTAAATAGAAGGAAGGGATAAATACTCAGCCAAGATCTGTCCACAGGGAGAGACTGGGTCCATAAATATAACatcaaatctgttttctttgatGTAAGTAATCATCTCCTGGTTATTCAAAAGTTGCTTGCAGTTACTGAAGAAAAGTGTTGTGATATTTCTTATTCTTGCAAATGTCTCGGTCATTTTGGATAGGAAAGACTGCTGTGCAAAAATCTTGTGGCCAAGCTTCTGGAATTCTGCTTTCAAATATTCCATTGTGTAGGGTACAGCAAATGTCTTCATTGTGTAGTGATCAGATGGTTTCATCCACAAGTTTGCATCAGGAGCAATAACAACTATTTGGTGTCCTCTCTGCTGAAGGTGTTCCAGAACTGGATGAATGCTGAGCCAGTGGCTGCCATCCATGGGTATTACCAATACTTTCCCCCCATCAGAAGGGGtccagagagagaaaataagtaGAAGCCATGCAGGTAGGTGAAATATGCCTTGACCCGTAAAAATCTCCTTGCCGGTTGCACGGACCTTAATTCCAATGATGAATCCCTTTAAAAATCTCATGGTACACAGCATATGAAATGTAAGAAATGAGTGAGCCTTCAGCCTTTTTCGCTCTGTTAATATTTGTCTTCCTCAGCACTCTGATTGGGAAGTTCTGAGCCTTGACCAAAGTTTAGCTTTGCAGTCCAATTTTGACTAGATGGTAAACAATCAAGATATTTGTGTGACTTGCAGCAAATTCaatttaagcctggagattaccttcaaaggaaggtacctaaaaatgccagatgcaggggagggatatcaggagacaggtatctagttgtcttttGTGTTCTCGGaggtatctggtggggcccctgtgagataaagggagctggactagatgggctcctggcctgatccagcagggctcctcttatgttcttaacAATAGAGCAATAATGGAGACAGACTGGACAGACTCACTTTCTTCTAATTCACAAAAACAATTAATCAATCTGAaagccagaaatatttaattttaaccATTAAGCACACATCACTTTCTAAGTGTTGTCATTAGGACtggaggaggggagaagagagTTAATGGACCAGAATACCCACTTAACATTCGTCTGAACTCCTGGCCAAGTCTTGCCCTGTAAAGAAGTTGACCACAGACAATGTGTGGCAGTTTTCCAAACACTGGCTGGAATCCAAGCCTCATAATGTCACCAGCCACAGCGGTATTTGTTAATAGAAAGCTTTATATCCTCCATCTCCTAAGGTTCTTAGGCTCCCTTTGGTCCTGAGGAACACAGGACAGGGGAGAGAGTCTGAAAATTACCACAGCCACCAGGACTAGAAGTGGCAATTTTTAGACATTTGAGACTCCGCCCCACTCCCACCTGCTGGTctcaaaggcttctccagggccAGAGCTGTCCTaaggaaaacaaggaaaaggaatggttgttctgggtttttcgggctcttcggccgtgttctgaaggttgttcttcctgacgttttgccagtctctgtggctggcatcttcagaggacagcaacctgtgctctggtgtagttggcttgggagtgcaggaAACCTCTGATTACCAAAATATGGCTGCGGGTGATGATGTCATAAGGCTTATATGTGCTGTAACTGTTAGTGGATTTTAGCcacaaatcatattttaaaaattagacatTGTGTCAAACACTTTGTCTAGGGGGCTATAACGAGTCACCCTTCCTTTCACATTTGGAAGGTTCTTTCCTACATAATTGCatcatttctgaatatttctgtACAGCCTGATCCCCTACACCACATTTTCATTCAGATGATTAAAACAACAACGTATTTCTTCACAAAAACATTCATAGCTCAGAGTACTACAGCCTCTAAAGCACCTTTGTCCCCATTTCACCTGCATGCTAAGCAGCAGAAATCTCTCCTTTCTCCATGCTCTGTGTGGGACATCTACCCCCTCACCAAGATCCCTAATTCCTCATGTTCATGCATCCTCCAGCCCTCTCTTTGAAGCTCCTTCTCTATCCATTGTTCATAAACACTTTTCATAAAAATGTATCTGCCCACGTTCATTCATACTTTCCTTTTGGAAGGTTCTGTGATACTCCCTCAGTGAATATGGTGGGTTGGCAATATAAAAGTGATTCAAAATTTATCCactccctttattttattttgtgaagaagaagaagaagaagaagaagaagaagaagaagaagaagaagaagaagaagaagaagaaaagcaaaatgtgctgcttatatactgctccatagtgcttcaagcactctctgggtggtttacaagttaattatgcaggctacacattgccctcccccccagtgagctgggtactcattttaccgaactcggaagggtagaaggctgagtctaccttgagctgctacctgggattgaaccccaggttgtgagcacagttttggctgcagtacagtgatttaaccactgcgccacgaggctcagtactCCTG
The Pogona vitticeps strain Pit_001003342236 chromosome 1, PviZW2.1, whole genome shotgun sequence genome window above contains:
- the LOC110086107 gene encoding UDP-glucuronosyltransferase 1A1 isoform X1, which translates into the protein MLCTMRFLKGFIIGIKVRATGKEIFTGQGIFHLPAWLLLIFSLWTPSDGGKVLVIPMDGSHWLSIHPVLEHLQQRGHQIVVIAPDANLWMKPSDHYTMKTFAVPYTMEYLKAEFQKLGHKIFAQQSFLSKMTETFARIRNITTLFFSNCKQLLNNQEMITYIKENRFDVIFMDPVSPCGQILAEYLSLPSIYYLRGIPCGLDSVATQCPNPHSYVPKFFTAHTDHMTFNQRVKNFLVGSFEFIICYLLYSPYELLSKEFLHRDMTVPELYSQASVWLLRYDFVFEYPRPVMPNMVFIGGINCGKKSPLAQEFEAIVNNSGEHGIVVFSLGSMVSEIPMKKAMEIAEGLGTIPQTVLWRYTGEVPPNLAKNTKLVKWLPQNDLLAHPKTRAFITHAGSHGIYEGICNAVPMVLMPLFGDQMDNAKRVESRGAGVILNIIEMTAKDISNALQAVIYDKKYKENIQRLSELHLDRPIHPLDLAVHWVEFVMKHKGAAHLRPAAHDLNWVQYHSIDVIAFLLAVVLLALIISLKCCLFCCRKCCGKGGRVSKKSKSKSQ